A genomic window from Chitinophaga pollutisoli includes:
- a CDS encoding DUF1080 domain-containing protein codes for MKKHLLLGCGVLIMSASFGQTAKWQHLFNGKDLKGWKQLNGKAIYEAKNGEIVGTTVLSEPNSFLATEKDYGDFIFEVEYKLEKDFNSGIQFRSQSKPEYQNGRVYGYQMEVDPSPRKWSGGVYEEARRGWLYPLDLNPVAQQAYKQGDWNKYRIECRGNEIRTFINGVSAAHLIDSELPSGFIALQVHGIGKKEEDAGKKIRWRNIRIIENPAASQYSKYDDVYVVNNIPNNLSPQEKQQGIRLLWDGATTQGWRGAYKTSFPAKGWEIKDGTLSVQPSDGGESTNGGDIVTEEEFAAFDLEFDFKLTPGANSGVKYFVTESEGNKGSAIGLEFQVLDDDQHPDAKLGAAGNRKVGSLYDLIPSYKFTNSHRKIGEWNHGRVVVYPDNRVEHWLNGHKVVAYTRGDNIYKALVARSKYEKIANFGLAPKGRILIQDHGNYVSFRSIKIKSLK; via the coding sequence ATGAAGAAGCATCTCCTCCTGGGTTGCGGGGTTCTTATTATGTCTGCCTCCTTTGGGCAGACGGCCAAGTGGCAGCATCTGTTCAACGGCAAAGATCTGAAAGGCTGGAAACAGCTTAACGGGAAAGCCATTTATGAAGCGAAAAACGGCGAGATCGTAGGCACCACCGTGCTCAGCGAGCCCAATTCCTTCCTGGCCACGGAAAAGGATTACGGTGATTTTATCTTTGAAGTGGAGTATAAACTGGAAAAAGACTTCAACTCGGGCATCCAGTTCCGCTCCCAAAGCAAGCCGGAATACCAGAACGGCCGTGTATACGGTTACCAGATGGAAGTAGATCCCTCCCCCCGCAAATGGAGCGGCGGCGTGTACGAAGAAGCCCGCCGCGGATGGCTCTATCCGCTCGACCTGAACCCGGTTGCACAACAAGCCTATAAACAGGGCGACTGGAATAAATACAGAATTGAGTGCCGTGGCAACGAAATCCGTACCTTTATCAACGGAGTATCGGCCGCCCATCTGATTGACAGTGAACTTCCTTCCGGTTTCATCGCCCTCCAGGTGCATGGCATCGGTAAAAAAGAAGAAGACGCAGGTAAGAAAATCCGCTGGCGTAATATCCGCATCATTGAGAACCCTGCCGCATCGCAGTATTCGAAGTATGATGATGTTTACGTGGTGAACAACATCCCCAACAATCTCTCCCCGCAGGAGAAACAGCAAGGCATCCGCCTGCTGTGGGACGGAGCCACTACGCAGGGATGGCGCGGCGCCTACAAAACTTCCTTCCCCGCAAAAGGTTGGGAAATCAAGGACGGCACCCTCAGCGTGCAACCCTCCGATGGCGGCGAATCCACCAACGGCGGCGATATCGTGACCGAAGAAGAATTCGCAGCCTTCGACCTCGAATTCGATTTCAAACTGACGCCGGGCGCCAACAGCGGCGTGAAATATTTTGTAACGGAATCAGAAGGCAACAAAGGCTCCGCCATCGGCCTGGAGTTCCAGGTGCTGGACGACGACCAGCATCCCGACGCCAAGCTCGGCGCAGCCGGCAACCGCAAAGTGGGATCACTGTACGACCTTATTCCGTCCTACAAATTCACCAACTCCCACCGCAAAATCGGAGAATGGAACCACGGCCGCGTTGTGGTATATCCCGACAACCGTGTGGAACACTGGCTCAACGGGCACAAAGTGGTAGCCTACACCCGTGGAGACAATATCTACAAAGCCCTCGTGGCGCGTAGCAAATACGAAAAAATTGCGAACTTCGGACTCGCGCCCAAAGGCCGTATCCTCATCCAGGACCACGGCAATTACGTGAGCTTCAGAAGTATCAAAATAAAGAGTTTGAAGTAG
- the eboE gene encoding metabolite traffic protein EboE codes for METPFGHLTYCTNIHSGESWPDHFEQLRRYIPAVKAEVSPDKPFGIGLRLSNLASLELSKAPALEEFRQWLRENDCYVFTMNGFPYGGFHHERVKDQVHTPDWSTAERAAYTGRLFRILAALLPEGMEGGISTSPLSYKFWHRCEEERKSVTEGATFNMLLVVEQLIQVRRNGGPLLHLDIEPEPDGLLENSKEYLDWYFQYLLPAGVMLFTEKFGFTEEEATLAIKDHVQLCYDVCHFAVSYEDPQVVLERLQFFGLKVGKIQISAALKALLPKGGRENVIAAFRQFNEAVYLHQVIARKSDGEKIHYPDLPEALAEAGREDVEEWRAHFHVPVFTGEFGALSSTRDDISRVLARQQARPFTTHLEVETYTWEVLPPGLKQEMSASIARELHWVLQQLDIS; via the coding sequence ATGGAAACACCCTTCGGGCATCTGACCTATTGCACCAATATCCATTCCGGGGAAAGCTGGCCGGATCACTTCGAACAGCTCCGCCGGTATATTCCCGCCGTGAAGGCGGAAGTATCGCCCGATAAGCCTTTCGGCATCGGGTTGCGGCTCAGTAACCTGGCCAGCCTGGAGTTATCGAAAGCGCCCGCGCTGGAGGAGTTCCGGCAATGGCTCCGGGAGAACGATTGCTACGTTTTTACCATGAACGGTTTCCCATACGGAGGCTTCCATCACGAGCGCGTGAAAGACCAGGTGCATACGCCGGATTGGTCCACCGCCGAGCGCGCGGCTTATACCGGCCGGCTATTCCGTATCCTCGCGGCGTTGTTGCCGGAAGGGATGGAAGGCGGGATCTCCACTTCGCCGTTGTCGTATAAATTCTGGCACCGTTGTGAGGAGGAAAGGAAATCCGTGACCGAAGGGGCTACTTTTAACATGTTGCTGGTGGTCGAGCAGCTCATCCAGGTGCGCAGGAATGGCGGACCGTTGCTGCATCTCGACATAGAGCCCGAGCCCGACGGGCTGCTGGAGAATTCCAAAGAGTACCTCGACTGGTATTTCCAATATTTACTGCCCGCAGGCGTGATGCTGTTCACGGAGAAGTTCGGCTTCACCGAAGAGGAAGCCACGCTGGCGATCAAGGACCATGTACAGCTTTGTTATGACGTGTGCCACTTCGCCGTGTCTTACGAAGATCCGCAGGTGGTGCTGGAACGTTTGCAGTTTTTCGGGTTGAAGGTGGGGAAGATACAGATCAGCGCGGCTTTGAAGGCGCTGTTGCCGAAAGGCGGCCGCGAAAACGTGATCGCCGCTTTCCGCCAGTTCAACGAAGCCGTGTATCTCCACCAGGTGATCGCGCGGAAAAGCGATGGCGAAAAGATCCATTATCCCGACTTGCCGGAAGCCCTGGCGGAAGCCGGAAGAGAAGATGTGGAAGAATGGCGCGCGCATTTCCATGTACCCGTTTTTACCGGGGAATTCGGGGCGCTCAGCTCCACCCGCGACGATATTTCCCGTGTGCTCGCCCGGCAACAGGCGCGGCCGTTTACCACCCATCTCGAAGTGGAAACTTACACCTGGGAAGTGCTGCCCCCCGGCTTGAAGCAGGAAATGAGCGCTTCCATCGCCCGCGAATTGCATTGGGTGCTGCAGCAGTTGGATATCTCCTGA
- a CDS encoding transmembrane 220 family protein, translating into MMKIFNVFFCVMFVLFAALQWNDPDPYIWIPIYLYGAVFCGLAATRRYYRGWYLFGILAFLSYATFLFFEKDGVLSWVTEHQAQNIAGSMKASTPWIEDTREFFGLFILIIAMLVNFVHSSQKKAKKMRKRMMKIG; encoded by the coding sequence ATGATGAAGATTTTCAATGTGTTTTTCTGTGTGATGTTCGTCTTGTTCGCTGCGCTGCAGTGGAACGACCCGGATCCCTACATCTGGATTCCCATCTACCTGTACGGCGCCGTATTTTGCGGCCTCGCCGCTACCCGCCGCTACTACCGCGGCTGGTACCTTTTCGGCATCCTGGCATTCCTCTCCTACGCCACCTTCCTTTTCTTTGAAAAAGACGGCGTGCTCAGCTGGGTAACGGAACACCAGGCCCAAAACATCGCCGGCTCCATGAAAGCATCCACCCCCTGGATCGAAGACACCCGCGAATTCTTCGGGCTTTTCATCCTCATCATCGCCATGCTTGTCAATTTCGTGCACTCCAGCCAGAAAAAAGCCAAGAAAATGCGCAAAAGAATGATGAAAATCGGGTAA
- a CDS encoding ThuA domain-containing protein, translated as MRLYLLLNTTFTEQQNDTMKHITYLLVFIVAVALAGCSKSRPGKAKVLVFSKTAGFRHASIPAGIEAIKKLGAENNFDVDATEDAEKFTEQNLGQYSAIIFLNTTGDVLNTAQEADFERYIQSGGGFVGIHAATDTEYDWAWYGKLVGAYFGDHPPGTAKAKLNVIDKSHPSTEELPDTWEHTDEWYNFKYFNKETKVLMKVDETTYTGGKMNNDHPISWYHDYDGGRAWYTELGHTDESYKEENFLKHVLGGIQYAIGKNLELNYAKATTLRVPDGDRFTRQTLTSGEFFEPTEMAILPNLDILVAQRRGELLLYSASRKNLTQVGALNVYHKTQVPNVNAEEGLMGLAADPAFEKNNFIYLFYSPVDTSVNRLSRFKFENGQLNMKSEKVILQFYSQRDICCHTGGSIAFGPDGLLYLSTGDNTTPFDEAGQPYVSKGYGPVDDRPGHLQYDGRRTSSNTNDLRGKVLRIRVKEDGSYEIPDGNLFPVGTEKTKPEIYTMGTRNPYRISIDRKTNYLYWGEVGPDAANDDSTRGPRGYDEVNQAKKAGYYGYPLFIGDNKPYRAYDYETGVSGAYHDPKKPINNSRNNTGLTELPPAQPAFIWYPYGKSDEFPLVGTGGRNAEAGPVYYSEFYPKETRLPEYYDGKLFIYDWIRGWVMAVTMDKDGNYVKMERFMPSQKFNAPIDMELGPDGRLYILEYGNGWFSKNADAGLVRIDYNGGNRAPNVKLQVDKLTGALPFTVKASAEGTNDPDGDPLTYTWNFGNGNKKETTTPTAEFTFTTAGEFPVSVEVTDDKGSRTASQVIQVYAGNETPSVNIKLTGNSMFYFPGKKVEYAVEVSDKEDGQSSPGGFDPANLYVKALYMEGKDKAGMSQGHQIISGAIAGKNIMETSDCKTCHKPNEKSIGPSFVEVANKYKSDPKSPDYLAEKIIKGGGGVWGETAMAAHPGISTGEAKQIVEYIFSLAGGAKQDPSLPATGSVNATLGNEVKDRGILYLIATYTDKGGAGIKPITGTAMAELRNPKIQGESFKDSDGASAVEVDGMKLLVPGANSWAAYPNLDLTGVNGIELTYFVREIPAHGYVVTAHLDSQTGPVLGSVTIGKGAKAGQPNLATIAFPAISGGKKQALVLAVKAADPAEAAPVAIDYFRLLAK; from the coding sequence ATGCGTCTCTACTTGCTTTTAAATACCACGTTTACCGAACAACAGAACGATACCATGAAGCATATCACTTACCTCCTCGTCTTTATCGTAGCCGTAGCCCTGGCCGGCTGCAGCAAGTCCAGGCCCGGAAAGGCAAAGGTGCTCGTCTTCTCCAAGACGGCCGGTTTCCGCCACGCCTCCATCCCCGCCGGCATTGAAGCCATTAAAAAACTCGGCGCGGAAAACAATTTCGATGTCGATGCCACCGAAGATGCCGAAAAATTCACCGAGCAGAACCTCGGCCAATATTCCGCCATCATCTTTCTCAACACTACCGGCGATGTGCTGAACACTGCGCAGGAAGCGGATTTTGAGCGTTACATCCAGTCAGGCGGCGGCTTTGTGGGCATCCACGCGGCAACCGATACGGAATATGACTGGGCCTGGTATGGCAAACTGGTAGGCGCCTACTTCGGCGACCACCCGCCCGGAACCGCCAAAGCCAAACTCAACGTTATCGACAAATCCCATCCTTCCACCGAAGAGCTCCCCGATACCTGGGAGCACACCGATGAATGGTATAACTTCAAATACTTCAATAAAGAGACGAAAGTGCTCATGAAAGTAGATGAAACTACCTACACCGGCGGCAAGATGAATAACGACCATCCCATTTCCTGGTACCACGATTACGATGGCGGCCGCGCCTGGTACACCGAACTGGGCCATACGGATGAGTCGTACAAAGAAGAAAATTTCCTGAAGCACGTTTTGGGCGGCATCCAATACGCCATTGGCAAGAACCTCGAACTCAATTACGCAAAAGCCACCACGCTACGCGTACCGGATGGCGACCGCTTCACCCGTCAAACCCTGACCAGCGGCGAATTCTTCGAGCCTACCGAAATGGCCATCCTTCCCAACCTCGATATCCTCGTTGCGCAGCGCCGCGGCGAACTGCTGCTCTACAGCGCTTCCCGCAAAAACCTCACCCAGGTGGGCGCCCTCAACGTTTACCATAAAACACAAGTGCCGAACGTAAATGCGGAAGAAGGCCTCATGGGCCTCGCCGCGGATCCGGCTTTCGAAAAGAACAACTTCATCTACCTCTTCTATTCCCCCGTTGACACGTCTGTGAACAGGCTTAGCCGGTTCAAGTTCGAGAACGGACAGCTGAATATGAAGAGCGAGAAAGTCATCCTCCAGTTCTATTCCCAGCGCGATATCTGCTGCCACACCGGCGGCTCCATCGCTTTCGGTCCGGATGGCCTGCTGTATCTTTCCACCGGGGATAATACCACGCCCTTCGACGAAGCCGGGCAACCTTACGTAAGCAAAGGCTACGGACCGGTAGACGACCGTCCCGGCCACCTGCAGTACGATGGCCGCCGCACTTCCTCCAATACCAACGACCTCCGTGGCAAGGTGCTCCGCATCCGCGTGAAGGAAGACGGCTCCTACGAAATCCCCGACGGCAACCTCTTCCCGGTGGGTACCGAGAAAACGAAGCCTGAAATTTATACGATGGGCACACGCAACCCTTACCGTATTTCCATCGACCGCAAAACAAATTATCTCTATTGGGGCGAAGTAGGCCCTGATGCCGCGAACGACGACTCCACCCGCGGCCCGCGCGGGTACGACGAAGTGAACCAGGCAAAGAAGGCCGGCTATTACGGTTATCCGCTGTTCATCGGCGACAACAAGCCCTATCGCGCGTACGATTACGAAACGGGCGTTTCCGGTGCGTATCACGATCCGAAGAAACCCATCAACAACTCCCGCAATAATACCGGTCTTACCGAACTGCCGCCGGCGCAGCCCGCGTTCATCTGGTACCCTTACGGCAAATCCGACGAGTTCCCGCTGGTGGGAACGGGTGGCCGCAACGCAGAAGCAGGGCCGGTGTACTACAGCGAATTTTATCCGAAAGAAACCCGCCTGCCGGAATACTATGACGGCAAACTGTTCATCTACGACTGGATCAGGGGATGGGTGATGGCGGTTACCATGGATAAAGACGGCAATTACGTGAAGATGGAACGCTTCATGCCTTCGCAGAAATTCAACGCCCCGATCGATATGGAACTGGGGCCGGATGGAAGGTTGTATATTCTCGAATACGGCAACGGCTGGTTCTCCAAGAACGCCGATGCCGGGCTGGTTCGCATCGATTACAACGGCGGCAACCGCGCACCGAATGTGAAGTTGCAGGTGGATAAGCTGACAGGAGCACTGCCATTTACGGTGAAGGCTTCCGCGGAAGGTACCAACGACCCCGACGGCGATCCGCTGACCTACACCTGGAATTTCGGCAACGGCAATAAAAAAGAAACGACGACGCCTACGGCGGAATTCACCTTCACGACCGCAGGGGAATTCCCCGTGTCGGTGGAAGTGACCGACGATAAAGGGAGCCGTACCGCAAGCCAGGTGATCCAGGTGTATGCGGGGAACGAAACACCGTCCGTCAACATCAAACTGACCGGCAACAGCATGTTCTATTTCCCCGGCAAGAAGGTGGAATATGCTGTGGAGGTGTCCGACAAGGAAGACGGGCAATCGTCCCCCGGCGGGTTCGATCCCGCGAACTTGTATGTGAAGGCGTTGTATATGGAAGGGAAAGACAAGGCGGGCATGTCCCAGGGGCACCAGATTATTTCCGGGGCTATTGCGGGCAAAAACATCATGGAAACATCCGATTGTAAGACTTGCCACAAGCCGAATGAGAAATCCATCGGGCCGAGTTTCGTGGAAGTGGCCAACAAATACAAAAGCGATCCGAAGTCGCCGGATTACCTCGCGGAAAAGATCATCAAAGGCGGCGGCGGTGTTTGGGGTGAAACGGCGATGGCCGCGCACCCCGGTATTTCCACCGGCGAAGCGAAGCAGATCGTGGAGTACATCTTCTCACTGGCAGGCGGCGCGAAACAGGATCCTTCCCTGCCTGCCACCGGCAGCGTGAACGCTACGCTGGGTAATGAAGTGAAAGACAGGGGGATTTTATACCTCATCGCGACTTATACCGATAAAGGCGGCGCGGGCATTAAGCCGATCACGGGCACCGCCATGGCAGAACTGCGCAATCCGAAGATCCAGGGCGAAAGCTTCAAGGATTCCGACGGGGCGAGCGCCGTGGAGGTAGACGGCATGAAGCTGCTGGTGCCGGGCGCCAACAGCTGGGCGGCGTATCCCAACCTCGACCTCACGGGCGTAAACGGCATTGAACTGACCTACTTCGTGCGGGAGATCCCCGCGCACGGATATGTGGTTACCGCGCACCTCGACAGCCAAACGGGCCCCGTGCTGGGCAGCGTTACCATTGGCAAGGGCGCGAAGGCGGGCCAGCCCAACCTGGCTACGATTGCTTTCCCGGCCATCAGCGGCGGCAAAAAGCAGGCGCTGGTGCTGGCGGTGAAGGCGGCAGACCCCGCGGAGGCCGCTCCTGTAGCGATCGATTATTTCAGGTTGCTGGCTAAATAG
- a CDS encoding ThuA domain-containing protein, with translation MMRYKYLFLLCAVAAIAGLAAFQKAKPRLLVFSKTAGFRHDCIPDAKIAMLKLGAENGYEVDTTEDASKFTAQNLSRYKAVVFLNTTGNVLDDAQQSALEGYIRKGGGYAGIHAATDTEYDWPWYNQLVGAYFLSHPHQQTATLHVVDRKHPATAHLDPTWVRKDEWYDFKSIVPGLNILIKIDEKSYQGGKNGDNHPMSWYREFDGGRTFYTELGHTKESYREPAFLKHVLGGIDYAAGRKK, from the coding sequence ATGATGCGTTATAAATATCTCTTCCTGCTCTGCGCAGTGGCCGCCATCGCCGGGCTGGCAGCCTTTCAGAAGGCTAAGCCCCGCCTGCTCGTCTTCTCCAAAACAGCCGGCTTCAGGCACGATTGCATCCCCGATGCCAAAATCGCCATGCTGAAGCTGGGCGCGGAAAACGGTTATGAAGTGGATACCACCGAAGACGCATCGAAGTTTACAGCCCAGAACCTGTCGCGCTATAAAGCCGTGGTGTTCCTTAATACCACCGGCAACGTCCTCGACGATGCACAGCAATCCGCACTGGAAGGCTACATCCGTAAAGGCGGCGGCTATGCGGGCATTCATGCGGCTACGGATACGGAATACGACTGGCCCTGGTACAACCAGCTGGTAGGCGCGTATTTCCTCAGCCATCCGCACCAGCAAACCGCTACCCTTCACGTGGTGGACAGGAAGCACCCCGCAACGGCCCACCTGGACCCGACCTGGGTGCGCAAGGACGAATGGTATGACTTCAAAAGCATCGTTCCCGGTCTCAATATCCTCATCAAAATCGATGAGAAATCGTACCAGGGCGGCAAAAACGGCGATAACCATCCCATGAGCTGGTATCGCGAGTTCGACGGCGGCCGCACCTTTTACACCGAGCTGGGGCATACCAAAGAATCGTACCGTGAACCGGCTTTCCTCAAACACGTGCTCGGCGGCATCGATTATGCCGCTGGCAGAAAGAAATAG
- a CDS encoding TatD family hydrolase has translation MCCNAQLTEKDLVPQSFDPAFIDTIKGMRFFDPHVHMTARTTDDYQAMADAGVKAIIEPAFWLGQPRTGVDTFRDYFASLVGWERFRSSQFGIKHYCTIGLNSKEANNEKLSEQVMEILPLFIYKEGVVGVGEIGFDDQTALEEKYYRAQLLLAKEAGLPVQIHTPHRDKKQGTTRSMDIALEMGLDPHMVIVDHNNEETVKEVLDRGFWAAFTIYPFTKMGNERMVDIVKQYGTERIMVNSAADWGISDPLAVPKTAALMLDRGISKADVELVTYSNAIAAFAQSGQINVADFESPADIDQSLKFNGSTVLRGGQQPRPNKQSTIIR, from the coding sequence ATGTGTTGTAATGCTCAGTTGACGGAAAAGGATCTTGTCCCGCAATCATTTGACCCCGCCTTTATAGACACCATCAAAGGCATGCGGTTCTTCGACCCGCACGTGCATATGACTGCCCGGACCACAGACGATTACCAGGCCATGGCCGATGCCGGCGTGAAAGCCATCATCGAGCCTGCCTTCTGGCTCGGCCAGCCGCGCACCGGCGTGGATACCTTCCGGGATTATTTCGCCAGCCTCGTTGGCTGGGAGCGCTTCCGGTCCTCGCAGTTCGGTATTAAACACTACTGCACCATCGGGCTCAATTCCAAAGAAGCCAATAACGAAAAACTCAGCGAACAGGTCATGGAAATCCTGCCGCTCTTCATTTACAAGGAAGGCGTGGTAGGCGTAGGCGAAATCGGGTTCGACGATCAGACCGCGCTGGAAGAAAAATACTATCGCGCACAGCTGCTGCTCGCCAAAGAGGCGGGCCTGCCCGTGCAGATCCATACGCCGCACCGCGACAAGAAGCAGGGTACCACCCGCAGCATGGACATCGCGCTCGAAATGGGGCTCGATCCGCACATGGTGATCGTTGACCACAACAACGAGGAAACCGTGAAAGAAGTGCTGGACCGTGGCTTCTGGGCCGCCTTCACCATCTATCCATTTACCAAAATGGGGAATGAACGGATGGTAGACATCGTGAAACAATACGGCACCGAACGCATCATGGTGAATTCCGCGGCCGACTGGGGCATCAGCGACCCGCTGGCCGTTCCCAAAACCGCGGCGCTCATGCTCGACAGGGGAATATCCAAAGCGGATGTGGAACTGGTGACGTACAGCAACGCCATCGCGGCGTTTGCGCAAAGCGGCCAGATCAACGTAGCGGATTTTGAAAGCCCGGCCGACATCGACCAGAGTCTGAAATTCAATGGCAGCACCGTTCTGAGAGGCGGTCAGCAGCCAAGACCCAATAAACAATCCACGATCATACGATAA
- a CDS encoding nucleotide pyrophosphatase/phosphodiesterase family protein, which yields MRKTVVLDIVGLSGALIGEHTPFLSAWAKQHHQSSIRPMLPAVTTAVQSTYLTGLWPSETGIVGNGWYDRTDSEIKFWKQSNKLVHGEKVWESARRKYPGFTCSKMFWWYNMYSSADFSVTPRPQYLSDGRKMPDCYAHPSDLRDKLQQELGTFPLFQFWGPGANIKSTQWIADASILTDRWHNPHLTLIYLPHLDYCLQKFGHDYTKIGPELRAVDGVVKQLVEYYEQQNAEIIILSEYGITNVNRPVHINRLLRGHGLINVRVERGLELLDAGASKAFAVADHQIAHIYLNDRSVAKQVRDLVAQLPGVGQVLDREGIRAHNLHHERCGDLVLVADKDSWFTYYYWLDDAKAPDFARLVDIHRKPGYDPVEMFLNPADPLVKVKVIGKVLKKKLGFRYLMNVIPLDATLIKGSHGRLAEDRKDHAVLLTTRPVPESVQATDVRDIILQHIG from the coding sequence ATGAGAAAAACCGTAGTGCTGGATATTGTAGGATTGTCGGGCGCCCTCATTGGGGAGCATACGCCCTTCCTGAGCGCCTGGGCAAAGCAACATCACCAGTCCTCCATCCGGCCCATGTTGCCCGCCGTTACCACGGCTGTGCAATCTACCTACCTCACCGGGTTATGGCCCAGCGAAACCGGCATTGTCGGGAATGGCTGGTACGACAGGACCGACAGCGAAATCAAATTCTGGAAACAATCCAATAAACTCGTTCACGGGGAAAAAGTATGGGAATCGGCCCGGAGAAAGTATCCCGGGTTCACCTGTTCCAAAATGTTCTGGTGGTACAACATGTATTCCAGCGCCGATTTTTCCGTTACGCCCCGCCCGCAATACCTTTCCGACGGCCGGAAGATGCCCGACTGTTACGCGCACCCTTCCGACCTGCGGGATAAACTCCAGCAGGAACTGGGCACTTTTCCACTCTTCCAGTTCTGGGGGCCGGGCGCCAACATCAAATCCACCCAGTGGATCGCGGATGCATCCATCCTCACCGATCGCTGGCATAACCCCCATCTCACCCTCATCTATCTTCCCCACCTCGATTACTGTCTGCAGAAGTTTGGTCACGACTACACGAAGATCGGACCGGAGCTGCGCGCGGTAGACGGTGTGGTGAAGCAGTTGGTGGAATATTACGAACAGCAAAACGCGGAGATCATCATTCTTTCCGAATACGGCATTACGAATGTAAACCGCCCCGTGCATATCAACCGCCTGCTGCGCGGGCACGGGCTGATTAACGTACGTGTGGAACGCGGGCTGGAACTTTTGGATGCCGGCGCTTCCAAAGCATTCGCCGTGGCGGATCACCAAATCGCACATATTTACCTCAACGACCGCAGCGTGGCCAAACAGGTCCGCGACCTGGTGGCGCAATTGCCGGGGGTAGGACAGGTGCTCGACCGCGAAGGTATCCGCGCGCACAACCTGCACCACGAGCGCTGCGGCGACCTGGTGCTCGTAGCCGATAAAGATAGCTGGTTCACCTACTACTACTGGCTCGACGATGCGAAAGCGCCCGATTTCGCGCGGCTGGTAGATATCCATCGCAAGCCGGGATACGATCCGGTGGAGATGTTCCTCAACCCCGCCGATCCGCTGGTGAAGGTGAAGGTGATCGGGAAAGTGCTGAAGAAGAAGCTGGGATTCCGTTACCTCATGAACGTGATCCCGCTGGACGCCACGCTGATCAAAGGCTCGCACGGCAGGCTGGCGGAAGACCGGAAGGACCATGCGGTGCTGCTGACCACCCGGCCCGTGCCGGAATCGGTGCAGGCCACGGATGTGCGGGACATCATCCTGCAGCATATCGGATAA
- the eboC gene encoding UbiA-like protein EboC (EboC, a homolog the polyprenyltransferase UbiA, belongs to system of proteins involved in the trafficking of precursor metabolites to an extracytoplasmic compartment so that the biosynthesis of certain natural products, such as scytonemin, can be completed.), which translates to MNYILSKLLGYLRLMRPANILTAITDIIAGAAIVGFFAHGLDDLQSILQLICLIIATIGLYGGGVVFNDVFDAKLDKLERPERPIPSGIISITEASVLGGYLLVVGILAAFTVSGFSGWIAVLTAASALVYDKWAKHHSVLGPLVMGLCRGLNLSLGMSVYLVSLQGDYLWWIAVVPVAYIAAVTMISRDEVHGGTKTPLVRAAITYALVIGVIGVFSFMTGQITTVPLFLAFFAWLIYKPLLRAMKAPTGPNIGKSVKWGVLGLIAMNAAWTAAFAGLPFGLVVLAFLPLSILLGKLFAVT; encoded by the coding sequence GTGAACTATATCCTGAGCAAGCTGCTGGGCTACCTAAGGCTCATGCGGCCCGCAAACATACTGACCGCCATTACCGACATTATCGCCGGGGCTGCCATCGTAGGCTTTTTCGCACATGGGCTCGACGACCTGCAATCCATTTTGCAACTGATCTGCCTGATCATCGCCACCATCGGCCTGTATGGCGGAGGCGTTGTTTTCAATGATGTATTCGACGCAAAGCTCGATAAGCTGGAGCGGCCCGAAAGGCCTATTCCCAGCGGCATCATTTCCATCACGGAAGCGAGCGTGCTGGGCGGGTACCTGCTGGTGGTGGGGATACTCGCGGCCTTCACGGTCAGCGGTTTTTCCGGCTGGATAGCGGTGCTCACGGCCGCTTCAGCGCTGGTGTACGATAAATGGGCGAAACACCATTCCGTGCTCGGGCCTTTGGTGATGGGGCTTTGCCGCGGGCTGAACCTTTCGCTGGGGATGAGCGTGTACCTCGTTTCGCTGCAGGGCGATTACCTCTGGTGGATTGCCGTGGTGCCGGTGGCTTACATCGCCGCCGTAACGATGATCTCGCGCGACGAAGTGCATGGCGGCACGAAAACGCCGCTCGTCCGCGCCGCTATCACGTACGCGCTCGTTATCGGTGTGATCGGCGTTTTCAGTTTCATGACCGGCCAGATCACCACCGTTCCCCTTTTCCTCGCCTTCTTCGCCTGGCTGATATACAAACCATTGCTCCGGGCCATGAAAGCGCCCACCGGCCCCAATATCGGGAAGTCCGTGAAATGGGGCGTCCTGGGCCTGATCGCCATGAACGCCGCCTGGACGGCCGCCTTTGCCGGCCTGCCCTTCGGCCTGGTGGTGCTCGCTTTTCTCCCGCTTTCCATCCTCCTGGGCAAGCTCTTCGCCGTTACCTGA